A genome region from Choloepus didactylus isolate mChoDid1 chromosome 14, mChoDid1.pri, whole genome shotgun sequence includes the following:
- the OC90 gene encoding otoconin-90, with protein MALLKLIHMKYRDHDCLALNFSKSYHIDLAQRGHALDTPQLPQDLPPGLAKNINITFFNGVFKNVESMAEIFDCLGPHFIWLQAVFTNFPVLLQFVSGLRCVAGLCPRDFEDYGCACRFEMEGLPVDASDGCCFKHRRCHEEAAEMGCLQDPAKLSTDINCTSRSITCESRDTCEHLLCTCDKAAIECLARATIGSSLNHLDASFCQARTPETTSGEELTTFLPGVVLKKSTDTSLMALSGEVAAEARAEGLTTLPRTEPGQAREGVEASGPTPPPGSAEMAATAKGETITPAGVKPLGQNVSPLEGGPEETTGSACDRFTFLHRGSGDSPQVMPQLGQMLFCLTSRCPEEFESYGCHCGQEGRGDPRDALDRCCLSHHCCLEQVRRLGCLLERLPQMSVVCVDHTPTCMGRSLCEKLLCACDQIAAECMASAFFNQSLKSPSRQECQGSQTPCEDSRRGEPSASLLGSSSEENSEEDGPGPEDLGRARSFLGKALDPEGTRPLHGRR; from the exons ATGGCACTCTTAAAGCTCATCCACATGAAATACAGGGACCACGACTGTCTCGCCCTTAATTTTTCCAAGAGCTACCACATAGATCTGGCACAAA GGGGCCACGCTCTGGACACCCCACAACTTCCACAGGACCTGCCTCCAGGACTCGCAAAAAATATCA ATATCACATTCTTCAATGGggtatttaaaaatgtggaaagcaTGGCTGAAATTTTTG aCTGCCTGGGCCCCCACTTCATCTGGCTGCAGGCCGTCTTCACCAACTTCCCAGTGCTGCTCCAGTTTGTGAGTGGTCTGCGGTGTGTGGCTGGCCTCTGCCCCCGGGACTTTGAGGACTATGGCTGTGCCTGCAGGTTTGAGATGGAGGGGCTGCCGGTGGACGCCTCTGACGG atGCTGCTTCAAGCACCGCAGGTGCCACGAGGAGGCCGCGGAGATGGGCTGCCTCCAAGACCCCGCCAAGCTCTCCACAGACATCAACTGCACCAGCAGGAGTATCACATGTG AGTCCAGGGACACGTGTGAGCACCTCCTGTGTACCTGCGACAAGGCGGCCATCGAGTGCTTGGCTCGGGCCACCATCGGCTCTTCCCTCAACCATCTGGACGCCTCGTTCTGTCAGGCTCGGACTCCAG AGACAACCAGCGGGGAAGAGCTGACGACCTTTCTGCCCGGAG TGGTTCTCAAGAAGTCCACGGACACCAGCCTGATGGCCCTTTCAGGAGAAG TGGCAGCTGAGGCGCGAGCTGAGGGGCTGACCACTCTCCCCAGGACAG AACCGGGCCAAGCTCGGGAAGGCGTGGAAGCTTCTGGGCCCACACCCCCTCCAG GATCTGCCGAGATGGCTGCCACAGCTAAAGGTGAAACCATTACCCCTGCTGGTGTTAAACCACTGGGACAGAATGTGTCACCCCTTGAAGGTGGTCCTGAGGAGACAACTGGATCAG CCTGTGACAGGTTCACTTTCCTGCACCGGGGAAGTGGGGACAGCCCGCAGGTGATGCCGCAGCTTGGGCAGATGCTCTTCTGTCTCACGTCCCGGTGCCCAGAGGAATTCGAATCGTACGGCTGTCACTGCGGGCAAGAAGGACGAGGGGACCCAAGAGATGCCCTGGACAG GTGCTGTTTGTCCCATCACTGCTGCCTGGAGCAGGTGAGAAGGCTGGGCTGCCTGCTGGAGAGGCTCCCACAGATGTCAGTGGTGTGCGTGGATCACACACCCACGT GCATGGGGCGGAGCCTGTGCGAGAAGCTGCTGTGCGCCTGTGACCAGATAGCAGCTGAGTGCATGGCCTCTGCCTTCTTTAACCAAAGCCTCAAGTCACCAAGCAGACAAGAGTGCCAGGGCAGCCAGACACCGTGTGAGGACAGCAGGCGCGGAGAGCCCTCGGCTTCTCTCCTTGGCTCTAGCTCTGAGGAGAATAGCGAAGAAGACGGGCCTGGCCCAGAGGACCTCGGAAGAGCCAGGAGCTTTCTGGGGAAAGCCCTTGATCCCGAGGGGACCAGGCCACTCCATGGAAGAAGATAG